In a single window of the Acyrthosiphon pisum isolate AL4f chromosome X, pea_aphid_22Mar2018_4r6ur, whole genome shotgun sequence genome:
- the LOC103307913 gene encoding uncharacterized protein LOC103307913, with amino-acid sequence MADVPSYRVQPHRPFSHVGMDYGGPFLVKGHRRQNALSCKVYLALFIWMSVKAVHLEIVSDLSTDAFLAALDRFVARRGIPSNLYSDCGTNYVGAARQLKSLFRDAKAQDRLSSHLNCTWHFNPPAAPHFGSIWEAGIKSVKFHLKHVIGQQVLTYEEFYTLTTRIEGILNSRPITPSSSDPHDLNALTPGQRLLCI; translated from the coding sequence ATGGCTGACGTACCATCCTACCGAGTTCAACCTCACCGTCCGTTCTCACACGTCGGTATGGACTACGGAGGGCCGTTCCTCGTTAAGGGACACCGTCGTCAAAATGCACTTTCGTGCAAGGTCTACCTCGCCTTATTTATTTGGATGTCCGTCAAGGCGGTCCACCTCGAAATCGTGTCCGATCTCAGCACTGACGCCTTCCTCGCGGCTTTGGACCGGTTCGTCGCCCGCCGTGGGATTCCGTCCAACCTCTACTCGGACTGTGGCACAAATTACGTCGGCGCCGCCCGccaattaaaatcgttatttcgCGACGCCAAGGCCCAAGACCGTCTCTCGTCGCACCTCAACTGCACATGGCACTTCAACCCGCCTGCCGCGCCGCATTTCGGTAGCATTTGGGAAGCCGGCATCAAGAGCGTCAAATTTCACCTCAAACACGTCATCGGTCAGCAGGTGTTGACGTACGAAGAATTCTATACGTTGACCACTCGCATCGAGGGCATTCTGAATTCCCGACCGATTACACCGAGTTCATCCGACCCGCACGACCTAAATGCGTTGACGCCGGGACAACgtttgttatgtatataa
- the LOC115033130 gene encoding uncharacterized protein LOC115033130, whose product MGKPQYSQKFRQAWLQDKLFKEWLQEYVKDSTKAFCKTCCVTIRAKRCDLVNHGESQKHKSSVGAINIHQQNSIKFKPISLETNRSEAALSLFVSNHCAILPIDHLGELCNTHYPHNNIRIHRTKCSRIIINVLAPYFMSNLKEDIGDMYSLLIDESTDIAVLKYLGIAIMYLSKSQNKIITTFLSLEELVECNAMSIVTAIKTCLKKFDLDIKNMVGLGSDNASVMVGINNGVFKMLKEDNPNLILIRCVCHSLQLATSQACAHTIPRHLDFLISETYNWFSKSTLRQHSYKEIFKTINDGHDPLKIVQSSNTRWLSVETAVVRIVDQWHKLKTHFGISRQKDRCYTAEMLYSIYTDDKNLAYLLFLRPLLGEIQRVNKLFESEYVEFQQRLPDNISMLEKIEILSPSNTLKQIKDNISPICEFFGFQNKEIEKIDLQWRNINLLNWKNTNSAVEFWSEVYSFQDSASHNPFKELANLALTVLCIPWSNAACERVFSQMNLIITKLRNKMKSPMLISLLHIRSGLKRNKKCCHYFVLPDTVIKKIGTNDVYNVETELNDNDDDNIIKARSDVSRVPSLIIHADDLNMLVEQFQSQRDVIINALIDLNRIAEFEQVDRPLVTSMESIRLEIKTIVASAVHASAASVNISEIKSSCTAAASQHFIPLPKIELPHFDGDLLEWRSYRDIFVSLVHDNALIGDAQRFHFLLASLKVDALAVVKSIPLSADNYALAWEALSDFFDNKRLLASAHLDKLFAFKPIAHESLPALSSFVNTFKKNVSLIKSLGVNDLASFLLFHMGARHGPSYDAVIRINRFSNSYANHHRHAATRLPASIRSKYQHLCLADNNFDIPSRVDVLFGADILPSLVRAHAGVEHHLGLPSALDTQLGWIVFESFTTPNSSSLSALTTAVSPPSIGDLLQKFWLVEESAVPSSPTTEDQWCEEYFKTSTSRDTTGRFCVALPFRHLFTNSDQHQDATPRHGLGDSWSIALKRFNNLEKRLTKDSVLYAAYRKFMSTYQSLGHMVPAPAPGTYFIPHHAVLKADGDVSKIRVVFDA is encoded by the exons atGGGAAAACCGCAATATTCTCAAAAATTTCGACAAGCCTGGCTACAagacaaattatttaaagaGTGGCTTCAAGAATACGTAAAAGATTCAACAAAAGCATTTTGTAAAACTTGTTGTGTAACTATCCGAGCAAAGCGATGTGATTTGGTGAATCACGGAGAAAGCCAAAAACATAAATCGTCAGTAGGAGCCATCAATATTCATCAACAaaacagtattaaatttaaaccaataaGCTTAGAAACAAATCGATCCGAAGCTGCCTTATCGCTTTTTGTGAGTAATCATTGTGCAATATTACCAATTGATCATCTCGGTGAATTGTGCAATACACACTATCCTCATAATAACATAAGAATTCATAGAACCAAATGTtctagaattattattaatgtcttAGCACCCTATTTTATGTCTAATTTGAAAGAAGACATTGGTGATATGTACAGTTTGCTGATCGATGAGTCTACCGATATTGCTGTTCTTAAATATCTTGGAATAGCCAttatgtatttaagtaaaagtcaaaacaaaataattactacTTTTTTATCTCTTGAAGAACTCGTCGAATGTAATGCAATGTCAATTGTAACAGCTATAaaaacttgtttaaaaaaatttgatttggatattaaaaatatggttgGGTTAGGTTCTGATAATGCAAGCGTGATGGTTGGCATTAATAACGGTGTCTTTAAAATGTTAAAGGAAGACAATcctaatttgattttaattagaTGTGTTTGTCACTCATTACAATTGGCAACTTCCCAAGCTTGTGCTCATACTATCCCAAGACATTTGGATTTTTTGATATCTGAAACATATAATTGGTTTTCTAAGTCAACACTACGACAACACTCATATAaagaaattttcaaaactattaatGATGGACATGACCCACTCAAAATAGTTCAGTCCTCAAATACTCGTTGGTTGTCAGTCGAAACCGCAGTAGTTCGCATCGTTGATCAATGGCACAAACTCAAGACTCATTTCGGTATCTCTAGACAAAAAGATAGATGTTATACAGCTGAAATGTTGTATTCAATATACACTGATGATAAAAATCTAGCATATTTGCTATTCTTGAGACCATTGCTGGGGGAAATTCAGAGagtaaataaactatttgaatCAGAATATGTTGAATTTCAGCAAAGACTACCCGATAATATAAGCATGttggaaaaaattgaaatactatCTCCAAGTAATacattgaaacaaataaaagataatataagtCCAATATGTGAGTTTTTTGGAtttcaaaataaagaaattgaaaaaattgatctaCAGTGgcgaaacattaatttattaaactggAAGAATACTAATTCAGCTGTAGAGTTTTGGAGTGAAGTGTATTCATTTCAAGACTCTGCAAGTCATAATCCATTTAAAGAATTAGCCAACTTGGCACTtactgtattatgtataccttgGTCCAATGCAGCTTGCGAACGAGTGTTCAGCCAAATGAATTTGATAATAACAAAGTTGAGGAACAAAATGAAATCCCCAATGCTAATAAGTTTACTTCATATAAGATCTGGGTTGAAGAGGAATAAAAAGTGTTGTCACTATTTTGTATTACCAGATACcgttatcaaaaaaattggtacaaatgatgtatataatgttGAAACTGAGTTAAATgacaatgatgatgataatattataa AGGCACGCTCCGATGTCAGTCGAGTACCGTCGTTAATTATTCATGCCGATGATTTGAATATGCTCGTCGAACAATTTCAAAGTCAGCGAGATGTTATTATTAACGCGTTAATTGACCTCAACCGTATCGCCGAGTTCGAACAGGTTGATCGTCCGTTGGTTACGTCAATGGAATCAATACGTCTCGAAATTAAAACTATCGTCGCGAGTGCCGTTCACGCGAGTGCCGCTTCCGTGAATATTTCTGAAATTAAATCGTCATGCACCGCTGCCGCGTCTCAACATTTTATCCCGCTACCAAAAATCGAGTTACCGCACTTCGACGGTGATTTACTAGAGTGGCGTTCTTATCGCGATATATTTGTGTCCCTCGTACACGATAACGCTCTCATCGGCGACGCGCaacgttttcattttttattagctAGTCTAAAGGTAGATGCGTTAGCCGTTGTGAAATCAATACCGCTGTCTGCGGATAATTACGCTCTCGCGTGGGAAGCATTGTCCGATTTTTTTGACAACAAGCGTCTTTTAGCTTCCGCGCATTTAGACAAACTTTTCGCTTTCAAGCCAATCGCACATGAGTCGTTACCAGCTCTGTCATCATtcgtaaatacatttaaaaaaaatgtgtctttAATTAAGTCCCTCGGGGTCAATGACCTCGCCAGTTTTCTGCTGTTTCACATGGGAGCTCGGCATGGACCCAGCTACGATGCAGTTATTCGAATCAA TCGATTTAGTAATTCTTACGCAAATCACCACCGCCATGCCGCTACGCGGTTACCAGCGAGCATACGTTCTAAGTACCAACACCTCTGTCTCGCCGACAACAATTTCGATATCCCGTCGCGCGTCGACGTCCTATTCGGCGCCGACATATTACCAAGTCTTGTTCGCGCACATGCCGGCGTCGAGCATCATCTCGGCCTTCCATCGGCCTTGGACACTCAACTCGGTTGGATAGTTTTTGAATCATTCACTACACCGAACTCGTCATCCTTATCCGCGTTGACCACTGCCGTAAGTCCGCCGTCGATTGGGGATTTATTACAGAAGTTTTGGCTGGTCGAAGAATCCGCCGTACCATCGTCGCCCACCACAGAGGACCAATGGTGTGAAGAATATTTCAAGACGTCTACTTCACGTGATACGACAGGTCGATTTTGTGTCGCCCTACCATTTCGACATTTATTCACCAACTCAGATCAACATCAAGATGCCACGCCGCGTCACGGTCTCGGTGACTCGTGGTCCATAGCGCTAaaacgatttaataatttagaaaaacggTTGACCAAGGATTCCGTTTTATACGCGGCCTACCGAAAGTTTATGTCAACGTATCAATCGTTAGGACACATGGTACCAGCTCCGGCACCGGGCACATATTTTATTCCGCATCACGCCGTACTCAAGGCCGACGGTGACGTGTCCAAAATACGCGTCGTGTTCGACGCCTAG